One Bacillota bacterium genomic window carries:
- a CDS encoding threonine synthase translates to MIWQGIIKAYHPFLPVTEKTPVVTLYEGNTVLLPAPRLSARLKIELYLKFEGQNPTGSFKDRGMTVAVSKALENGARAVMCASTGNTSASAAAFAARAGMKCIVLVPDGYIALGKLAQALIYGAEVIAIQGNFDAALELVRKITRDYPLTLVNSLNPHRIEGQKTAAFEVCDQLGSAPDYLALPVGNAGNITAYWKGFKEYASAGRIKKTPRMLGFQAAGAAPIVRGEVVPEPQTIATAIRIGNPASWQGALQAVRESEGKIEMVTDEEIIAAYQLVAREEGLFVEPASAAALAGVMKLAGEGFFPPASRVVCIMTGHGLKDPDTTLSTCCLQPTVVPPREEMILEILQKINVL, encoded by the coding sequence ATGATCTGGCAGGGGATTATTAAAGCTTATCACCCCTTTCTCCCGGTGACGGAAAAGACCCCGGTGGTGACCCTTTACGAAGGAAATACGGTTTTACTTCCTGCTCCCCGGCTCTCTGCACGGCTGAAGATCGAACTTTATCTAAAGTTTGAGGGCCAAAACCCCACCGGTTCCTTCAAGGACCGGGGGATGACCGTGGCCGTAAGCAAGGCTCTGGAAAACGGGGCGCGCGCGGTGATGTGCGCCTCGACCGGGAATACCTCGGCCTCTGCTGCGGCTTTTGCGGCGCGGGCAGGAATGAAGTGCATTGTTCTGGTGCCTGATGGCTATATTGCTCTGGGAAAGCTTGCTCAGGCGTTGATCTACGGAGCAGAGGTTATTGCGATTCAGGGCAATTTCGACGCAGCCCTGGAGCTTGTCCGTAAGATTACCCGGGATTACCCCCTGACCCTCGTTAACTCCCTTAACCCCCACCGAATTGAAGGCCAGAAAACGGCGGCTTTTGAGGTCTGCGACCAGCTGGGTTCGGCGCCTGACTACCTCGCCCTTCCTGTTGGAAACGCGGGCAACATTACGGCCTACTGGAAAGGGTTCAAGGAATATGCCTCGGCCGGGCGCATTAAGAAAACCCCCAGAATGCTTGGTTTTCAGGCGGCGGGTGCGGCCCCGATTGTACGCGGGGAGGTGGTTCCGGAGCCTCAAACCATTGCCACCGCAATCCGCATTGGCAATCCTGCGAGCTGGCAGGGCGCTCTGCAGGCGGTCCGGGAATCGGAAGGCAAAATTGAGATGGTAACTGACGAGGAGATCATCGCTGCCTACCAGCTTGTTGCCAGGGAAGAGGGGCTCTTTGTAGAACCGGCTTCGGCTGCCGCTCTGGCCGGGGTTATGAAGCTTGCAGGAGAAGGCTTTTTCCCTCCTGCGAGCAGGGTCGTCTGTATTATGACGGGTCACGGCCTGAAGGACCCGGACACAACCCTGAGCACCTGCTGCCTCCAGCCTACGGTAGTTCCCCCCCGGGAAGAGATGATTCTGGAGATTTTGCAAAAGATCAACGTTCTTTAA
- the spoIVA gene encoding stage IV sporulation protein A translates to MESINIFRDIAERTGGDIYLGVVGPVRTGKSTFIKRFMELLVLPNIINPHDRERAKDELPQSGAGRMIMTVEPKFIPKEAVEISIKNGLKMKVRMVDCVGYTVEGALGYEEEGGPRMVMTPWFEEAIPFQEAAEIGTRKVIADHSTIGIVILTDGTITEIPRENYLEAEERVIGELKELGKPFIVILNSLYPEALETTELVRDLEEKYDVSVLPLNCAEMSQEDILTILQEALYEFPVQEVNVNLPRWVEELDPMHWLRADFQRAIQEAIQSVNRLRDIDRAVEQIRENEFVAAATLEDINLGTGVAVVDVRAREGLFYKVLEELSGFSVAGDHDILRLMRDLSRASRELEKVAPALEEVRETGYGVVAPSLDEMILEEPELIRQGNRFGVRLKASAPSLHIIRADITTEITPIIGTEKQCEELVRYMLEEFEDDPQKIWQKDIFGKSLHELVRDGIQNKLHRMPENAQAKLQETVQRIVNEGSGGLICIII, encoded by the coding sequence ATGGAGAGCATTAATATTTTTCGTGATATCGCAGAAAGGACCGGTGGGGACATTTACCTGGGTGTCGTGGGGCCCGTTCGGACCGGAAAGTCGACCTTTATTAAGCGTTTTATGGAACTGTTAGTGCTGCCGAACATTATCAATCCCCACGATCGGGAAAGGGCAAAGGACGAACTTCCCCAGAGCGGCGCCGGGAGAATGATCATGACCGTAGAGCCCAAGTTCATTCCCAAGGAAGCGGTAGAAATTTCTATTAAGAACGGACTGAAAATGAAGGTGAGAATGGTTGACTGTGTGGGGTATACGGTAGAGGGCGCCTTGGGGTACGAGGAAGAGGGCGGGCCCCGCATGGTCATGACACCGTGGTTTGAGGAGGCGATTCCTTTTCAGGAAGCTGCAGAAATCGGTACAAGAAAGGTGATCGCAGATCATTCCACAATTGGAATCGTGATTTTAACCGACGGTACAATTACGGAAATCCCCAGGGAGAACTACCTGGAGGCCGAAGAAAGGGTAATTGGGGAATTGAAGGAACTGGGCAAACCCTTTATCGTTATTCTTAATTCCCTTTATCCCGAAGCCTTAGAAACAACCGAACTTGTAAGGGATTTGGAGGAGAAGTATGATGTATCCGTGCTTCCGCTGAACTGTGCAGAAATGAGCCAGGAAGACATCCTCACTATTTTGCAGGAGGCGCTTTATGAGTTTCCCGTTCAGGAGGTCAACGTCAACCTCCCCCGTTGGGTTGAGGAGCTTGATCCCATGCACTGGCTGCGTGCCGATTTTCAGCGTGCCATCCAGGAGGCAATCCAGAGCGTCAACAGGCTTCGCGATATCGACAGGGCAGTTGAACAGATACGTGAAAACGAATTTGTGGCAGCGGCAACGCTCGAAGACATCAACCTGGGAACCGGTGTTGCGGTGGTTGACGTCAGGGCCCGGGAAGGACTTTTCTACAAAGTGCTTGAAGAGCTGAGCGGCTTTTCTGTTGCCGGAGATCACGATATCCTCCGGTTGATGCGGGACCTGAGCAGGGCCAGCCGCGAGCTGGAAAAAGTAGCTCCGGCGCTGGAGGAGGTTCGGGAAACCGGATACGGTGTTGTTGCACCAAGTCTTGATGAGATGATTCTGGAAGAACCGGAGCTGATTCGGCAAGGAAACCGCTTCGGGGTGCGTTTAAAAGCGAGTGCGCCTTCCCTTCATATTATCAGGGCCGATATTACCACCGAAATTACCCCGATTATCGGAACGGAGAAGCAGTGCGAAGAACTTGTTCGCTACATGCTGGAAGAGTTCGAGGACGATCCCCAGAAAATCTGGCAGAAGGATATCTTCGGGAAATCGCTTCATGAACTGGTAAGAGATGGAATTCAAAACAAGCTCCACCGGATGCCCGAGAATGCCCAGGCCAAATTGCAGGAAACAGTCCAGCGGATTGTCAACGAGGGGAGCGGGGGGCTCATCTGCATTATCATTTAA
- a CDS encoding corrinoid protein, whose protein sequence is MNTGRNHIFQQIITAILAGKADLVLKSVSSGLAMNISAMEIMEYAIMPATKQLAVKFQGADFYIPDVLLASRAIKAGLYALKPLIQTNSRCLKKIVIGTVAGDIHDIGKNMVSLFLSFSGFEVIDLGVDVTAVEFVQAVKKYRPSLLGLSALLTTTIGEMGVVIEQLNRNHLRHTVKILVGGAPVTKEFAAFIGADAYAQDAQEAVKLARELVRQDQP, encoded by the coding sequence ATGAACACAGGGCGGAACCATATCTTTCAGCAGATCATCACCGCGATTTTGGCGGGAAAAGCCGATTTGGTTCTGAAGTCCGTTTCATCAGGGCTGGCAATGAATATAAGCGCAATGGAAATAATGGAATATGCGATCATGCCGGCAACGAAACAGCTCGCGGTAAAGTTCCAGGGGGCGGACTTTTATATCCCGGATGTTCTCCTGGCTTCCCGCGCGATCAAGGCCGGTCTCTATGCTTTAAAGCCTTTAATTCAAACGAATTCCCGTTGCCTCAAGAAAATTGTGATCGGTACCGTAGCCGGAGACATACACGATATTGGAAAAAATATGGTATCTCTTTTCCTAAGTTTTTCCGGTTTTGAAGTAATCGACTTGGGTGTAGATGTCACAGCGGTAGAGTTCGTCCAGGCTGTAAAAAAATACAGGCCGAGTTTGTTGGGACTCTCTGCTCTGTTAACCACCACAATAGGGGAAATGGGGGTCGTTATCGAACAACTGAATCGAAATCACTTACGGCATACAGTGAAAATCCTTGTCGGCGGAGCTCCTGTGACAAAGGAGTTTGCGGCGTTCATCGGAGCGGATGCCTACGCCCAGGACGCCCAGGAAGCGGTGAAATTGGCCAGGGAACTAGTCAGGCAGGACCAGCCTTGA
- a CDS encoding homoserine dehydrogenase, translated as MGVGEIAVDEVVGIGLLGVGTVGSGVVKLLSENALQIVQRVGKRVEIKKVLERDPEKPRLLGIPRERVADSFEAVLKDPEVQIVVELLGGIDPARGYIREALRQGKHVVTANKDVIAAYGKELFEAAALGRADLYFEASVGGGIPVIRILKESLAANRIEEVIGIVNGTTNYILTRMSEEELDFATALRAAQAAGYAEADPSADIEGYDAARKIAILASIAFNTRVTPDDVFVEGISKIAPEDISYARELGYVIKLLAIARAREEEIEVRVHPAFLPQNHPLASVRGVFNAIFIRGNAVGETMFYGQGAGQMPTASAVVGDIMEIIRNMESKSTGRSACTCFLEKKIRPRGKISSKYYVRLVVKDQPGVLASIAGVFGNHQVSLASVIQKRTLVMSGEIMAEIVVITHEVQEQNIQDALVIIRGLSIVGSVENVIRVEGSGEK; from the coding sequence ATGGGAGTAGGAGAGATCGCGGTGGACGAAGTGGTTGGAATCGGACTGCTGGGTGTGGGGACCGTCGGTTCGGGCGTGGTCAAGCTTCTTTCGGAAAATGCTTTGCAAATTGTGCAGCGCGTGGGGAAACGGGTCGAAATTAAAAAAGTCCTGGAGCGGGACCCGGAGAAGCCGCGCCTTTTGGGTATCCCCAGGGAGCGCGTGGCAGATAGTTTCGAAGCTGTTCTGAAGGATCCTGAGGTCCAGATTGTTGTGGAACTGCTGGGAGGCATTGATCCGGCCCGGGGCTACATCAGGGAGGCGCTGCGCCAGGGAAAGCATGTAGTTACGGCCAATAAAGATGTTATCGCAGCTTATGGAAAAGAATTGTTTGAAGCAGCCGCGCTGGGGCGCGCTGATCTTTATTTTGAGGCCAGCGTGGGCGGCGGGATACCTGTGATCCGGATTTTAAAAGAGAGTCTGGCAGCCAACAGAATCGAAGAGGTAATCGGGATTGTCAACGGTACAACAAATTACATCCTCACCCGGATGAGTGAAGAAGAATTGGACTTTGCGACGGCGCTTCGCGCTGCCCAGGCAGCCGGGTACGCCGAAGCGGATCCGAGCGCCGATATTGAAGGTTATGATGCTGCCCGGAAGATCGCAATTCTGGCTTCTATTGCCTTCAACACGCGGGTTACTCCTGATGATGTCTTCGTAGAGGGCATTTCAAAAATTGCTCCCGAGGATATTAGCTACGCCCGGGAACTCGGCTATGTAATTAAACTCCTCGCGATTGCCAGGGCCCGCGAGGAAGAAATCGAAGTGCGCGTTCACCCGGCGTTTCTCCCCCAAAATCACCCCCTGGCCTCGGTGCGGGGGGTATTTAACGCGATATTTATCAGGGGAAACGCCGTTGGAGAAACAATGTTCTACGGCCAGGGGGCAGGACAGATGCCGACGGCAAGCGCCGTTGTCGGAGATATCATGGAAATTATTCGCAATATGGAAAGCAAGAGTACAGGGCGCTCTGCCTGCACCTGCTTTTTAGAAAAGAAGATCCGGCCCCGGGGGAAAATTTCGAGCAAGTACTACGTCCGTTTAGTTGTAAAAGATCAGCCGGGTGTGCTTGCCAGTATCGCAGGGGTATTCGGCAACCACCAGGTCAGCCTTGCCTCTGTAATTCAAAAGAGGACGCTTGTAATGTCCGGCGAAATAATGGCCGAAATTGTCGTGATTACCCACGAAGTTCAGGAACAAAACATTCAGGATGCGCTTGTCATTATCCGGGGCCTTTCCATTGTCGGTTCCGTCGAAAATGTAATCCGGGTGGAAGGAAGCGGGGAGAAATGA
- a CDS encoding homoserine kinase, with protein sequence MDKRVSVQVPATTANLGPGFDCLGMALNMHNTVTLEEGAGYRCEVEITGEGAAFLPRDSSNLVIRAINTLFRRAFYRSPGWRLHLENRIPLQRGLGSSAAAIIGGLTAANIIAGSPFSPHELLLLAIEMEGHPDNVAAAFLGGVVIIVEHEDSYLYARFFPPPGIRVCVVVPDFPLATKLARSVLPEVIPFKDAVFNLGRVALLTFALREGNWDLLSAALRDRLHQPYRSELIPGLGQVFKAAREAGAYGAVLSGAGPSVVAFAPPGSKAGEAMREAFRSHGFQAQVWDLEPSPQGARILE encoded by the coding sequence ATGGATAAAAGAGTTTCGGTTCAGGTTCCTGCAACAACCGCGAATTTGGGTCCCGGCTTCGACTGCCTGGGCATGGCTTTGAACATGCACAATACGGTGACTCTCGAAGAAGGAGCAGGCTATCGCTGCGAAGTAGAAATCACGGGGGAAGGAGCAGCCTTCCTTCCCCGGGATTCCTCCAATTTGGTCATTCGTGCGATTAACACCCTTTTCAGGCGGGCTTTTTACCGCTCTCCCGGCTGGAGGCTCCACCTGGAAAACAGGATTCCTCTCCAGCGCGGTTTGGGGAGCAGCGCCGCCGCAATCATAGGGGGTTTGACCGCCGCGAATATCATTGCGGGGAGCCCTTTCTCTCCTCACGAACTTCTCCTGCTGGCGATTGAAATGGAGGGCCATCCCGATAACGTCGCTGCAGCCTTCTTGGGTGGAGTGGTTATCATCGTTGAGCATGAAGACTCGTACCTGTACGCGCGCTTTTTTCCGCCTCCGGGGATCAGAGTCTGCGTGGTTGTCCCCGATTTTCCCCTTGCGACAAAGCTTGCAAGAAGCGTTTTGCCCGAGGTCATTCCTTTTAAGGATGCCGTGTTCAACCTGGGGCGGGTTGCTTTATTGACATTTGCGCTTCGGGAAGGAAACTGGGATTTGTTGTCTGCGGCGCTTCGCGACCGGCTCCACCAGCCTTACCGATCCGAACTGATTCCCGGTTTAGGGCAGGTTTTCAAGGCCGCCCGGGAGGCGGGTGCCTACGGGGCGGTTTTAAGCGGGGCGGGTCCTTCTGTGGTTGCTTTTGCCCCCCCTGGTTCAAAGGCGGGGGAGGCGATGAGAGAGGCTTTCCGCAGCCACGGCTTTCAAGCGCAGGTTTGGGATCTTGAGCCGAGTCCTCAAGGTGCTCGTATTCTGGAATAA
- a CDS encoding AraC family transcriptional regulator yields the protein MHRLVERQFLQRLLNSFTTAANLHVSFTDVDGNCLLSSEQGESDFCKLIKSNSLGLARCRGSYARAGKEAAKWNEPYIFRCHAGLIAWVCPLLYRGNHIGNFVCGQVLMWEPEDFFWLEIQDLTRDLGPDSNSFVEAARRLKIVSAASVQAMADILYIVASYIAERGVGFLNYQKKLRNIGSWLWAENSKQNFYDSDGSENELKYRIFNLQSQIFREIMQMNPGEARNLLKKLVMEFFIQSKGQIEIIKGLCVEFISGLARLAMENGKKFEDTVKYGLLKFSELEDADTVEKVFLWLLTIGDYYINLLSQSAAEKQEKVINRVVGYIEQNYQLQDLSLKKVARAVYLSPTYLSRLFKKEKGMTLTDYINNIRVEKAKVLLRQNSQTIEDIARSVGFRDRSYFCRLFKKIVGISPTEYRSRIILTE from the coding sequence CTGCACAGGCTGGTGGAAAGGCAATTTCTCCAGAGATTGCTGAACTCGTTTACCACGGCGGCCAATCTACATGTTTCTTTTACCGATGTCGACGGAAACTGCCTTCTTTCCTCCGAACAGGGGGAGAGCGATTTTTGCAAGTTGATTAAATCGAACTCTCTTGGCCTGGCAAGGTGCCGGGGTTCTTACGCGCGTGCCGGAAAGGAGGCCGCAAAATGGAACGAGCCGTATATTTTCAGATGCCACGCGGGATTGATAGCCTGGGTATGTCCGCTCCTCTACAGGGGCAACCACATAGGAAATTTCGTCTGCGGCCAGGTCTTGATGTGGGAACCCGAGGATTTTTTCTGGCTCGAGATACAGGATCTTACTAGGGACCTGGGACCAGACAGCAATAGCTTCGTGGAGGCGGCGCGGAGGCTGAAGATCGTTTCCGCAGCCAGCGTCCAGGCTATGGCAGACATCCTGTACATTGTTGCCAGCTACATTGCGGAGCGCGGCGTCGGATTCTTAAATTATCAAAAAAAATTGAGAAACATCGGTTCCTGGTTGTGGGCCGAAAACAGCAAGCAGAATTTTTACGATTCGGACGGCTCGGAAAACGAGTTGAAATACCGGATCTTTAATCTCCAAAGCCAGATCTTCCGCGAGATTATGCAGATGAACCCGGGCGAAGCCAGAAATTTGCTAAAAAAACTGGTAATGGAGTTCTTTATCCAGAGCAAGGGGCAGATTGAGATCATCAAGGGTTTATGTGTGGAATTTATTAGTGGCCTAGCGAGGCTGGCGATGGAGAACGGGAAAAAATTCGAGGACACAGTAAAATACGGACTTCTCAAATTTAGTGAACTCGAAGATGCCGATACTGTGGAAAAAGTCTTCCTCTGGCTGTTAACGATAGGGGATTACTATATTAATCTGCTTTCGCAAAGTGCTGCCGAAAAACAGGAAAAGGTGATCAACAGGGTGGTCGGTTACATCGAACAGAACTACCAGCTGCAGGATCTTTCGCTGAAGAAAGTGGCAAGGGCAGTTTACCTGAGTCCCACCTACCTAAGCAGGTTGTTCAAAAAAGAAAAAGGGATGACTCTGACAGACTACATCAATAACATCCGAGTCGAAAAAGCAAAGGTTCTCCTGCGTCAAAACAGTCAGACTATAGAGGACATTGCGCGGAGCGTCGGTTTCAGGGACCGGAGCTATTTCTGCAGGTTGTTTAAGAAAATTGTCGGAATCAGCCCGACTGAGTACCGGAGTAGAATAATCCTCACCGAGTGA
- a CDS encoding aspartate kinase encodes MQIVVQKYGGTSVASPELIKNVARRVVQTKEQGNQVVVVVSALGHTTDQLLELAQALASRPPEREVDMLLATGEQVSIALLAMAINELGHPVVSLTGFQAGIFTDRAHTKARILKVEPGRIHEELARGKIVVVAGFQGITDDFEITTLGRGGSDTTAVALAAALGAATCEIYTDVDGVYTADPRIVPEAKKLDSISYDEMLEMASLGALVLQPRAVEFAKQYSVSLHVRSSFNDQEGTRVEEVARMEKCRLVSGIAHDLNVAKIGLFNVPDRPGIAKHLFKALAAEHINVDMIIQSWMHDGRNDIAFTVTRDDLPKALPVVERVVQEIGASGMAYNDRVAKVSIVGAGMVTNPGVAAAMFEALADEGINIEMISTSEIKVSCVIEEEHALKAVRALHAKFFANESHLRCPEAKMKRPF; translated from the coding sequence GTGCAGATTGTAGTTCAAAAATACGGAGGCACTTCGGTTGCCAGTCCAGAGTTAATTAAAAATGTGGCGCGCCGGGTGGTTCAGACAAAGGAGCAGGGGAACCAGGTTGTTGTCGTTGTTTCTGCACTTGGCCATACAACGGACCAGTTGCTGGAGCTTGCCCAGGCCCTGGCTTCTCGTCCCCCCGAGCGGGAGGTAGACATGCTGCTTGCCACCGGAGAGCAGGTTTCCATTGCTTTGCTTGCGATGGCAATCAATGAACTTGGACATCCTGTCGTGTCTTTAACGGGGTTTCAGGCGGGCATTTTTACCGACCGTGCCCACACCAAGGCGCGCATTTTAAAAGTTGAGCCCGGGCGCATTCACGAGGAGCTGGCCCGGGGAAAGATCGTTGTTGTCGCGGGGTTTCAGGGGATAACGGATGATTTCGAAATAACCACCCTGGGCAGGGGAGGCTCCGATACCACTGCTGTCGCCCTCGCGGCCGCTCTTGGAGCAGCAACGTGCGAGATTTACACCGATGTGGATGGGGTGTATACGGCCGATCCCAGAATTGTTCCCGAAGCAAAAAAACTCGACTCTATTTCTTATGATGAGATGCTGGAAATGGCGAGTTTGGGAGCCCTGGTGCTGCAGCCCCGGGCGGTGGAATTCGCAAAACAATACTCTGTTTCTCTTCATGTCAGATCGAGTTTTAACGATCAGGAAGGAACTCGCGTAGAGGAGGTTGCCAGGATGGAAAAGTGTCGTTTGGTGAGCGGGATTGCCCACGATCTCAACGTTGCAAAAATCGGGCTTTTTAACGTTCCCGACCGGCCCGGCATTGCAAAGCACCTCTTTAAAGCACTGGCTGCGGAGCACATCAATGTTGACATGATTATTCAGAGCTGGATGCATGATGGCCGGAATGACATTGCTTTTACAGTGACGAGAGACGATCTTCCCAAAGCCCTTCCGGTTGTGGAGAGGGTTGTTCAGGAAATTGGGGCCTCGGGAATGGCGTACAACGATCGGGTTGCAAAAGTCTCGATTGTGGGGGCAGGAATGGTAACAAACCCCGGAGTTGCCGCAGCAATGTTCGAGGCCCTTGCCGATGAGGGAATCAATATCGAAATGATCAGCACTTCGGAGATTAAAGTTTCCTGTGTCATTGAAGAAGAGCATGCCCTGAAGGCGGTCCGCGCCCTGCATGCCAAATTTTTTGCAAACGAAAGTCATTTGCGCTGTCCGGAAGCCAAGATGAAGAGGCCGTTTTAG